A window of Cytophagales bacterium contains these coding sequences:
- a CDS encoding ABC transporter ATP-binding protein, with translation MLKAKNIHKSYHELHVLNGIDIEVNQGEIVSIVGASGAGKSTLLHILGLLDHPNQGQVILNEKNVLTMRGNKLAHFRNQHIGFIFQFHNLLPEFSALENVCIPGYLGNGKSKNVENKAKDLLSFLGLNDRINHKPSDMSGGELQRTAVARALINDPSIVFADEPSGNLDSKNAKDLHQLFFRLRDKLTQTFVIVTHNRKLAAMADRQLEIKDGKIV, from the coding sequence ATGTTAAAAGCTAAAAATATACATAAATCATATCATGAGCTACACGTTTTAAATGGTATTGATATTGAAGTAAATCAGGGAGAAATTGTTTCCATTGTTGGCGCTTCCGGAGCTGGTAAAAGTACGTTGTTACATATTTTAGGTCTCCTTGATCACCCGAATCAAGGCCAGGTTATACTCAACGAAAAAAATGTGCTGACAATGAGGGGAAATAAGTTAGCGCATTTTAGAAATCAGCATATTGGTTTTATATTTCAATTCCATAATTTACTTCCCGAATTTTCAGCATTAGAGAATGTCTGCATACCTGGTTATTTGGGCAACGGGAAATCAAAAAATGTAGAAAACAAAGCTAAAGATCTATTAAGTTTTTTGGGGCTTAATGACAGGATAAATCATAAGCCTTCAGACATGTCCGGAGGAGAGCTGCAAAGAACTGCTGTTGCACGGGCACTGATCAATGATCCTTCCATTGTTTTTGCTGATGAACCCAGCGGTAACCTGGATTCAAAAAATGCTAAAGATTTGCATCAATTATTCTTCAGACTTAGAGATAAATTAACACAAACTTTTGTGATTGTAACTCATAACAGGAAATTAGCAGCAATGGCAGATAGACAGTTGGAAATAAAGGATGGAAAGATAGTTTAG
- a CDS encoding type IX secretion system membrane protein PorP/SprF, whose translation MKKLIVICVIFINLCNLCYTQDIHFTQFFEAPIIVNPSFTGGFNGSQRIVLNYRNQWNSIGEAYNTLALTVDFSMLKGKLNRYDYTGAGIVFINEKAGNSRLNTLHFGIPLVFHKQLNEEQFIALSAHPGIVKRSIDYSNLEFDNQWDGFDFDEDLSTGEDFKLDNLTYFDIASGLLWYYDSQYKSLNLYGGISLHHINKPRQSFLDESDRLKRNVHITGGGQLEINKKLNVLPSFLILKQGTNFTTSIGSFVKYNIIDKNVYITQSYLYLGAWYRFGDAIMMVLKFSYENFNIGLSYDINVSGLNVASKLKGGPEISLSAAFPFSKAKQGKPIPCPRLD comes from the coding sequence ATGAAAAAATTAATCGTAATCTGTGTAATCTTCATTAACCTGTGTAATCTGTGTTACACTCAGGATATCCATTTTACACAATTCTTTGAAGCCCCAATAATTGTAAACCCCTCATTCACCGGTGGATTTAACGGAAGCCAGCGTATTGTGCTGAATTATCGTAACCAATGGAATAGCATAGGGGAGGCCTATAATACCCTGGCGCTTACTGTTGACTTCTCTATGCTTAAAGGTAAGCTTAATCGATATGATTATACAGGAGCAGGCATCGTATTTATCAACGAGAAAGCAGGAAATTCAAGACTAAATACCTTACATTTTGGCATTCCGCTCGTATTTCATAAACAATTGAATGAAGAACAATTTATTGCGTTAAGCGCGCATCCGGGAATTGTAAAAAGAAGTATTGATTATTCTAACCTTGAATTTGACAATCAGTGGGATGGTTTTGACTTTGATGAGGATTTGTCTACCGGAGAAGATTTTAAACTGGATAACCTGACTTATTTTGATATTGCTTCAGGTCTGTTATGGTATTATGATTCTCAATACAAAAGTCTTAATCTTTATGGAGGAATTTCATTGCACCACATCAATAAACCCAGGCAATCTTTTTTAGATGAAAGCGACAGGTTGAAAAGAAATGTTCACATCACAGGGGGCGGGCAGCTTGAGATCAATAAAAAGCTTAACGTATTACCCAGTTTTCTCATTTTAAAGCAGGGAACCAATTTTACGACCAGTATCGGCTCTTTTGTGAAATATAACATCATTGATAAGAATGTATATATAACACAAAGCTACCTGTATTTAGGTGCATGGTACCGATTTGGAGACGCCATTATGATGGTTTTGAAGTTTAGTTATGAGAACTTTAACATAGGACTGAGCTATGATATCAATGTTTCGGGATTGAACGTAGCAAGTAAGCTGAAAGGTGGCCCTGAGATTTCTCTTTCTGCGGCTTTCCCTTTCTCAAAAGCTAAACAAGGTAAACCTATTCCCTGCCCGAGGTTAGATTAG
- a CDS encoding OmpA family protein, with amino-acid sequence MKASMFTVIFSSLIFFNISAQETASGIKEAANNIKKADKIFKQILPDFNTALELFLKANELDTENPSLNFKIGLCYFNMRDEIKAIPYLQKAVSDPENPEAHYLLARAYQFNYEFDNAKKEYLIYYSQLSKRKELNVRKMTRIVAKIVREDRVLSFSSKVKVEKLRYLITQRITECKTAKKLFLNPVDVKIENLGVNVNSADPEYGPVISADEAVMYFTSRRANTTGGGKDPNDGKYFEDVYVTINFNGTWLEASPVGPPLCSESHESVVGLSADGQKLFLFNDAKADGGDLHISKIDGYEWPPADPLPDGINSSHAEKSVTLSADEQYLFFVSNRPGGVGGKDIYWCKKKDLKWTKPRLASKINTIYDEEGVFFHPDGKTLYFSSKGQRGMGGYDIFESTFSGRSFSRPKNLGYPINTPYDDVYFVLSASGEHGYYASARGDGQGDNDIYVIKFPKPTKNLTILKGIISDEQTHEPLEAEIQIVDNDSSVVIGTLTSNTKTGQYLISLPSGRNYGIAVKRDGYLFHSENFNLLASMAYQEVEKNIELKKIEIGKKIVLRNIFFDHDKATLRQNSVLELERLYKLLTEYPDLKIEISGHTDNRGTEEYNQKLSENRAQTVVDHLTKSGVATDRLKAVGYGFAKPIAPNENPDGSDNEKGRQLNRRTEFEILEK; translated from the coding sequence ATGAAAGCAAGCATGTTTACTGTAATATTTTCGAGTCTGATTTTTTTTAATATCTCTGCACAAGAAACAGCAAGTGGTATAAAGGAAGCTGCCAACAATATAAAGAAAGCCGATAAAATATTCAAGCAAATTTTACCTGATTTTAATACAGCTCTCGAACTATTTTTAAAAGCAAACGAATTAGACACGGAAAATCCTTCTTTGAACTTTAAGATCGGCTTATGTTATTTTAATATGCGTGATGAGATCAAAGCCATCCCTTATCTTCAAAAAGCAGTATCAGACCCCGAAAATCCGGAAGCACATTATTTGCTGGCAAGAGCTTACCAGTTTAACTATGAATTTGATAATGCAAAAAAAGAATACTTGATATATTATAGCCAGCTCTCAAAAAGAAAGGAACTAAATGTGAGAAAAATGACAAGAATAGTAGCTAAAATAGTTAGGGAAGACCGGGTTTTGTCATTTTCGTCAAAAGTAAAAGTAGAAAAATTAAGATACCTGATCACGCAAAGGATAACAGAATGTAAAACGGCAAAAAAGCTGTTTCTAAACCCCGTAGATGTCAAGATTGAAAATTTAGGTGTAAACGTAAATTCGGCAGACCCTGAATATGGACCGGTGATCAGCGCTGATGAAGCAGTAATGTATTTCACCTCCAGGCGGGCAAATACTACTGGAGGAGGGAAAGATCCTAATGATGGAAAGTATTTTGAAGATGTATATGTAACGATCAATTTTAATGGTACATGGCTGGAAGCTTCACCGGTTGGACCGCCTTTATGCTCGGAATCACACGAGTCAGTGGTTGGATTGAGTGCGGATGGGCAGAAATTATTCCTCTTTAACGATGCTAAGGCAGATGGAGGAGATCTGCATATTTCTAAAATAGACGGTTATGAATGGCCTCCGGCAGATCCTTTACCGGACGGTATTAATTCTTCGCATGCTGAAAAATCTGTAACGCTTTCTGCAGATGAGCAATATTTATTTTTTGTAAGCAACAGGCCCGGTGGAGTAGGGGGGAAAGACATTTACTGGTGTAAAAAGAAGGACCTTAAATGGACCAAACCCAGGCTTGCCTCGAAAATAAATACCATTTATGATGAAGAGGGTGTTTTTTTTCATCCTGACGGTAAAACATTATATTTTAGTTCAAAGGGGCAGCGAGGCATGGGGGGCTACGATATTTTTGAATCTACATTTTCAGGACGTAGCTTTTCCAGACCAAAAAATCTTGGTTATCCTATCAATACTCCTTATGATGATGTGTATTTTGTTTTATCTGCCAGTGGAGAGCATGGATATTATGCCTCTGCTCGTGGTGACGGACAAGGGGATAATGATATCTATGTGATCAAATTCCCCAAACCCACAAAAAACCTAACAATTTTAAAGGGTATTATTTCCGATGAACAAACGCATGAGCCTTTGGAGGCTGAAATACAGATTGTAGATAACGATTCAAGTGTAGTAATAGGTACATTAACTTCTAATACTAAAACCGGTCAATACCTGATCTCTCTGCCTTCCGGCAGAAATTATGGAATTGCGGTTAAAAGGGATGGTTATTTATTCCATTCCGAAAATTTTAACCTCCTGGCGTCTATGGCTTACCAGGAGGTTGAAAAAAATATTGAGCTTAAGAAAATAGAGATAGGGAAGAAGATCGTGCTGAGAAATATTTTCTTCGATCACGATAAAGCGACATTAAGGCAAAACTCGGTATTGGAGCTTGAAAGATTGTATAAATTATTGACAGAATATCCTGATCTTAAAATTGAAATATCAGGGCATACTGATAACCGGGGAACTGAAGAATATAATCAGAAATTGTCGGAAAACCGGGCACAAACTGTGGTTGATCATCTGACCAAAAGTGGAGTAGCTACAGACCGGTTGAAAGCCGTAGGGTATGGTTTTGCAAAACCCATAGCGCCAAATGAAAATCCTGACGGCAGTGATAATGAGAAGGGAAGGCAGCTAAACAGGAGAACTGAGTTTGAGATTTTAGAAAAATAA